One Solanum pennellii chromosome 10, SPENNV200 genomic region harbors:
- the LOC107001852 gene encoding uncharacterized protein LOC107001852, producing MGNCVFKGFGFGEVDEEEEEENKKMMIKVVTCNGGIMELHSPITAHCITNEFPGHAIFHSQDMFSPPLFPNEELHAGESYYLLPLLNHPIIKSKRGHEKDEKRHVTTCDTSRQPTPYRMSFDNQRMLKRSEAEVYPTYSSTGVWKVKLLISPEQLSDILSHEARTEALIESVRTVAKCGSGASSMATAHSDKWSYSSTNNNNWKAHTTPI from the exons ATGGGGAATTGTGTGTTCAAGGGTTTTGGTTTTGGTgaagttgatgaagaagaagaagaagaaaacaagaagatGATGATAAAAGTTGTGACTTGTAATGGTGGGATCATGGAGTTACATTCACCCATCACAGCCCATTGCATCACTAATGAATTCCCAGGACATGCCATTTTTCATAGCCAGGACATGTTCTCTCCACCACTTTTTCCTAATGAGGAACTACATGCTGGTGAATCCTACTATCTACTTCCTCTACTAAACCATCCTATTATTAAATCCAAAAGAGGTcatgaaaaagatgaaaaaaggcATGTTACTACTTGTGATACTAGTAGACAACCAACACCTTATAGGATGTCATTTGATAATCAAAGGATGCTCAAGAGATCAGAAGCTGAGGTTTATCCTACCTACAGTAGTACAG GTGTGTGGAAAGTGAAATTACTTATTAGCCCTGAACAATTGTCAGATATTTTGTCACATGAGGCACGTACAGAGGCACTAATAGAGAGTGTTAGGACAGTGGCCAAATGTGGTTCTGGTGCTTCTTCTATGGCTACTGCTCACTCGGACAAATGGAGTTATTCTAgcactaataataataattggaaGGCACACACTACTCCTATCTGA